The nucleotide sequence CATATGATGTGAGTCATGTGACAGACTCGTGTACAAATTGAGCTATCATAAAACACAAGAGGGATACTTTTCGATAAAAGACACCAACACATGGACCCATTTATATATACTCTAACTTTCAACATTTTGGTGTTGTATGAGTTGTACAGTTTGCATAAGTTATGTTTTGTGCTAATGCATGTTGTATGTTATGTAATATTAGATGTACAATACTTTTTAGAAGTTGTGCCCTTCCTTTTGCTGATGCATGTTCCAGACTTTCACTTTTCCCAAATTTAGATCTAGGGTTAATGAGAGAGACGATTCTGGAGAGAAAGATTCGCCGGCCACCGGATACACAACCCGTCGACTATCTGGATATATTGATAGAAGTGGGTGTGAGTCCAAAGAATGCAATATTGTGAAAATCATCAGGAGGATCAAACCAAAGGCTATATTTCCACTTCATTCAAACTCTAATTTTACCATCCTTCTAGAGCTTTAAGAAGAAGAATCAAAGAAGAACGCAACTTTCCACTGATCTCCACTTCAtttaaaccctaatttcaacgAAGGTCCACCGTAGCAAGTCATAGGCTCGTAATCTTCCTGTACCAAAACCCTAATTTACAGATTCATATGCAATTTCATCATCGTTACTGGTGCTATTGCTAATTGTTCCGGGGTTTCGTTATTTGTTCATGTGTGTCAGGGAGATTTGGTTACAAAGATGAATAATAATGTTTTTCTTTCCAACGTGGCTTCTGTGGTTAAACGAGTGAGGAAGATGACCGACAGAGTTTCGTAAGTTCTTTAATTTTGATGCTTTGTTGATTTTACACTTCTTAATGAAATTTTTAACCCTGTGGGTTGTGCAAGTTAGGACATACTTATTGTTAAATTGCTTGCAGTGGTGTCTCAGACTCTCAGCTGAAGGAAGTGGTGTTACTGTAGAGGGATCTGCTTCTTTCACAGAAGAGGCTGATACAACTCCTGTTGCTGACACAAAGGTATAATGATCTtagtttttatcattttttttgttAATCTGTCTTTCTTATTgtttgatgatttgttatgtggtATACTGGTGTTGTATTTATCACTTTTTTTAACCCTCACTAAAATGTGATTTCATGCTCATGTATGTATTATCAAGGTTGctattgatgaagatgatgactgTGGTGTGGATCTTTTTGGTGAAGAGACCGAAGAGGAGAAGAAGGCTGCTGAAGGTCATGCAGTTGCAGTTAAGGCATCTGGAAAGAAGAAAGAATGTGAGTTTTTGCTCATATTCTATATTCTTGATATTTACTATATCTCTGAATATTACTTTTCTCAACATGGTTTCtgttttatttacttttattctCTTGGTTATGTTATTAGTTGGAAACTCTTTAGTCTTGAATTGATGGATGTAAATTGGTACAGGATGCTAATATCCCAGTTCTGGATATAGATTGTACCAATTATAACTCTTTAAAAGTAACTTTCATTTTATAGGATGTTAACATCCCAGTTCTGCACCCATGTatataagactatggggtatggggcgggggttggggcgtgggttgggtgtaaacgcccaagtcaccaccccgggtgggcttgggtttcggcgtggccccttgggcgggggtttcagcctgagcgttgggcgggcctagcgatcttccgtggccggctctcattggctgggttggctaggctatAGGTGTAGGATTTAAATTTAAACAATAACCATTTGGCCAAGCCAAACCGATACCCCAAGTACTGTAAAACCCCCCCACCACCTGTCCACATCGCTACCCCAACCCTTCACTCCCCCTACCCGAACCCACTACCCACACTTGAAAAATGGCCTCATGGACGCATGAGGAAGAGATAGCACTTGTAACGAGCGTCGTGGACGCgatgaagggccgccaacccgGTGAGACCCGTTACTGGTCGGAAGCTTTCGCTTGCTACCGGCACAACGTGGGCGCACGAGGAAGAGATAGCATTTGTAATCCTTTTTTTGGTaggattttgtaatttttaggaaattttaataataattttaggctttttttaattttgtgtgtatttttataataattttaggcttttttcaattttttttataataattgacacgtggccaacccacgcgggctagccacgccccgccacACCAACCCAACCcacacgtgtcaacccatgccccaaacccccgccccaccataccccacggtctaaatTATCAAGGGTTGTTTAAAAGTAACTTTCATTTCACTTGGAACGAAAAAATATAGAGATGGAAACTTGATCTTTCACGTTACTTTGTAGTTCTGTGTGTTAGTTATCATCAACTTTTAATTTTGATATATCTAAACATAGCAACTCAGTAGCAAGATGCTAGAAACAGGTGAGTCATTTAAAAAAACAAGGCTTTTTCTAATACCAGATTTTTCATTCAACGCAAGTATTATATCATTCAAACGTATTATGTATTAGTTAACTTCACTCCATGATTGATAATAATTGTATATCAGGGCTCTGGAGGTACAACTTTGTTTCAACTACAAATTCTCTTGCAAAATGTTTGACAAAGCCTAGCATTTACATTCCTATCAAGATACAAAAGGTACATATCACAAACTTCTTATAGATTTGTGGATCTGGCTTTTGTGTTACAGTTGAATTACAAATAAAATGTGCTGAACCATATGTATAAAAATATAGATAATTAATTTATAATTTTGTTTAAATTGGCAAGAACTACTGTAGCAACTACTATTTTCCTAAGCTTAATGAGATTTGGGTTGGGTTGGTGGGTTACTATGGAACTTGATCATAACACTAGCTTATAGAATACAATAACCGACCCGACTGTCAGTGGCGCATCTTTTATAGGgcgggcgggagggggcggccgccCCACCGAACTTTTCGCTTattagtggagagtatgtagttttcgtataaacTTTTTTTTTGGTATACACGTTTTCAACCCCCCGGtcttatagaaatttttgggtatatacattttcgacccccggtcggaaatctcaagcttcgccactgccgaCTGTGTTGCCTAAGCTTCAGTTAAAGGAGATGAAAGTTTTGATAATATAGACAATGTTTCTTATGGTACAGTTGTGTGAGATCAAGTCTTTTTTCAAATAAATACGAGTATGAGTGAGAATTGGAACAGTCTAGGTCTGGTGCTTACAAAAGCTTTGAAACAAAATTGTTTTTGAGAATGGGTCAGGTACCTTGGCTGCTGCTATTGAAGGAACATAGGCGATGTCTTAGTTGCAGGTTAGAAACCGTTACCGGGTACTGGCGCTAACATGGGAGCAATGACAAAAGTTtgatatgggtcaagttgggtagtGCAGCTTGCTGGGTATTGCTGTTGTATGCCTGTATGATTTAGTTTATTATGTTTGTTTTCCTTTTTGTTTCCCTTGGTGTACTGGGGTGAGCCTCTGGCTTGTGGTTTTTTTATGTGTTAATAATAAAAATGGTGTTTTGTTTGCCAAACACGGCGGGTAATATATGTGGCCCCGGCCGCAACGCGGCGGATGCTATTTCTAGTTTACTCCAATTGAGCTATCATAAACAATGGCGATCTAGTGGCTACAGCATCCATGTCATAAGTGGGCTACACCATAGTTATGATATTACTTTTGTATGACACTTCTTATGGGAATCCCAACGGTATCAAACTCAACAAATAAATTTAGGTTAATTTTATTTCTAACATGAATTCATATCAATATAAGTAGTTCAtcatctatctatactttctataaaaggagaaatccaaatgacataagaaaagctgatgtgtcagcaggagagggtgtccaacaaggcttttcttatctcattattacattataaagcctaatatataaatcactttaaaatacatttaatgtTCTATCGAACCACTGCTTGTGTATTCAAGTGTTAAAGGTCTGACCCACATTCCAAAGGGCAAACCACTGCCCATCTACAAGAAAGTAGCAGATGGTTCCTTTGGTAAATGTATACCTAGCAgcagatgttttgaaattgcgggtaatttgaattttaaaatgcATGGGGATATGTAATTTTCAATTAATGTATGTCACCCGCCAATAAACATCTGTTgagattcaaaattctggctccacattcaaaattcaaaattcaaaccatatattctaaccctataaataagggttaataatttggctccacattcaaagCTCTCCCGCTCACATCTATGAGCGTGTCTCTccctctcaaatgcatctttctcatgattcagccgctaatctccgattacacttctttgttcgaatgtttggtgattatgtttacatgttatcgtcccagtatcattgttccaacatcgtcgtttcaatgaagcttcccatcacacatcaacctttcagtatcgatgttgcagtatcattgttgcaatATCGTGATTAGTTGCATGTGATATCTTCTTCGATGGGAGACTTACATggttttatagaaagtatatatAGATTCGTGCAATATCGTGAAAAGTCAGATGTAGTACAACAGTTCTGTTTCGCCCTTTGCAtattaggtttgtttcttattttgattaactgttgatgatgttgagagtttttatAGACACtgaaattttaaaatattttaagatgcatgtttatattattaaaatgagctattacatagaaaaatacaaatttaaagaaatatttataaaggattacacgctagagttaacacttgctaggatttcatagactctggcctttctccatgtgatttcatgttctcttttgattttcaggtcagttagcatgttgcagattttctgatcctgttttagaagtTGTGTCAGAAACCCCTCTTCATTCTTCTGGaactctgatggaggagagtcgaggacttcatcgagcaatgctatgttgttccaggttttgttgtaattagtatcatttattatgtcgactttcctgtttagttcttcgtctgttctttgttctttgagtgaccacatgGAGAAGTGTGTTTTAACATTGCTGGTGTCTaaccagtggtagaagctgaagtttgccatgtagattttttgttggttttctggtttggaacaatttttgacagaaagtgatttgtaggacaatttgttgatgttttgaatcaaaagtaatcatcagtcttttatagagtttaaaaaacgcgtctacatggtaaatcaagaggttaattgtaattgtgataatCTAATTTAGTTCTTTGAACTTCAAaattttgtcccttgggtttcttggtatttaattttacagttttcccataaaagttggggtttggaaaggtgtttgcattaaaagattgatattttaaaatatacattaattaatatgtttatattaaatgtacACGTTTTCATAATACCaaatttcagtatataaactcatagtcacttcacctgtttttcatcacgtttcctacgaagatatcataatttcaggaaagtcgagtaatatagtttattcaaatggcATCATTCACAAATGCAAAATCAGATGATTTCAAGCAACGTTTTGTCAGGTAAATCGAGGAACATgtgtatgaagatagggctactcttcaagagttgaagagatgttttgatggattgcaagttggcctgttcactagagagcaggtttccagagatcttatgcGGATGCCTTTAACCTCtgttcgtgagctttgtgttgtcagtaatatagagtgcggtgatagagatgtggagttcatggcgatgttgaaggacatacatcgagaggttcagcaatcgatggagttgaagctaaagtttcttaattcttgctgttattgttagatttgacaACTAATGTTGTTCAGTatttgatgttattattattattggagttttaagttttaatgttatgaataaatgaataaattttagattatgttcatgttgaattgtgtttgaacatgttgtgttttgattttagttatttagt is from Helianthus annuus cultivar XRQ/B chromosome 9, HanXRQr2.0-SUNRISE, whole genome shotgun sequence and encodes:
- the LOC110879303 gene encoding elongation factor 1-delta 1 isoform X2, coding for MNNNVFLSNVASVVKRVRKMTDRVSLSAEGSGVTVEGSASFTEEADTTPVADTKVAIDEDDDCGVDLFGEETEEEKKAAEGHAVAVKASGKKKEWLWRYNFVSTTNSLAKCLTKPSIYIPIKIQKLCEIKSFFK
- the LOC110879303 gene encoding elongation factor 1-delta 1 isoform X3 encodes the protein MNNNVFLSNVASVVKRVRKMTDRVSLSAEGSGVTVEGSASFTEEADTTPVADTKVAIDEDDDCGVDLFGEETEEEKKAAEGHAVAVKASGKKKEWLWRYNFVSTTNSLAKCLTKPSIYIPIKIQKVS
- the LOC110879303 gene encoding elongation factor 1-delta isoform X1, with amino-acid sequence MNNNVFLSNVASVVKRVRKMTDRVSLSAEGSGVTVEGSASFTEEADTTPVADTKVAIDEDDDCGVDLFGEETEEEKKAAEGHAVAVKASGKKKEWLWRYNFVSTTNSLAKCLTKPSIYIPIKIQKVPWLLLLKEHRRCLSCRLETVTGYWR
- the LOC110879303 gene encoding elongation factor 1-delta 1 isoform X4 is translated as MNNNVFLSNVASVVKRVRKMTDRVSLSAEGSGVTVEGSASFTEEADTTPVADTKVAIDEDDDCGVDLFGEETEEEKKAAEGHAVAVKASGKKKECTLAAAIEGT